The Larimichthys crocea isolate SSNF chromosome XI, L_crocea_2.0, whole genome shotgun sequence genome has a segment encoding these proteins:
- the LOC113746837 gene encoding adenosine receptor A1 — protein sequence MENSTASLTLYTFQTRISSRPSSPFLNSSTLSSPPPSDLVISPNVGYMAAELVITFLSTVGNLLVCAAVGLNRKLRTVTNYFLVSLAVADICVGAIAIPCAILTDIGLPRHNLYLCLLMLSVLIMFTQSSIFSLLAVAVERYLAIFMPFRYQVLMTPRNAVLVILTTWLLAFLIGLVPLMGWHKTPPDSGYCFFVLVVDMTYMVYFNFFACVLTPLVIMFLIYAQIFVTVKQQVRRIASEQSGRGTEGQTRAAARMRREMKTATTLFLVLFLFTICWIPLHIINCFLLLCPHCPVPFELLLAAIILSHANSAVNPFLYAYTMTAFRDTFKAIFLCCRTVGEREASNVAGGDDREGAD from the coding sequence ATGGAGAACAGCACCGCGTCGTTGACCCTCTACACTTTCCAAACTAGAATCTCATCCCGTCCGTCTTCCCCTTTCCTGAACTCCTCCACTCTTTCCTCGCCTCCGCCTTCCGACTTGGTGATTTCCCCTAATGTGGGGTACATGGCGGCCGAGCTCGTCATCACCTTTCTCTCCACCGTCGGCAATTTACTCGTCTGCGCTGCGGTGGGGCTCAACCGCAAGTTGCGCACCGTCACCAACTACTTTCTGGTCTCGCTAGCGGTCGCCGACATCTGCGTGGGTGCCATCGCCATTCCCTGCGCCATCCTGACTGATATCGGTTTGCCGCGTCACAATCTCTACCTGTGTCTGCTCATGCTCAGTGTTTTAATCATGTTCACCCAGAGCTCCATCTTCAGCCTGCTGGCTGTGGCTGTGGAGCGCTATTTAGCCATTTTCATGCCCTTTCGCTACCAGGTCCTGATGACGCCTCGCAACGCCGTGTTGGTGATCCTGACCACGTGGCTGCTGGCCTTTCTCATCGGACTTGTGCCTCTCATGGGCTGGCACAAGACACCACCCGATTCAGGTTACTGCTTCTTTGTCTTGGTGGTGGACATGACCTACATGGTCTATTTTAACTTCTTCGCCTGCGTGCTGACCCCATTGGTGATCATGTTTCTCATCTACGCCCAAATATTCGTCACCGTCAAGCAGCAGGTGAGGCGCATCGCGTCCGAGCAAAGCGGCAGAGGGACGGAGGGACAAACGAGAGCTGCGGCCAGGATGCGGCGAGAGATGAAGACCGCCACGACGCTTTTCCTCGTTCTTTTCCTCTTCACGATCTGCTGGATCCCGCTCCACATAATCAACTGCTTCCTGTTGCTGTGCCCGCACTGCCCCGTGCCGTTTGAGCTGCTGCTCGCTGCCATCATCCTGTCACATGCAAACTCTGCCGTCAACCCCTTCCTTTATGCATACACAATGACAGCTTTCAGAGACACATTCAAGGCTATTTTCTTGTGCTGCAGGacggtgggagagagagaggcttcgAATGTAGCCGGTGGTGATGACAGAGAGGGAGCAGACTGA
- the parp1 gene encoding poly [ADP-ribose] polymerase 1, translating into MAESQEDKLYKAEYAKSGRASCKKCKENIAKDSLRMAIMVQSPMFDGKVPHWHHFSCFWQRAAAQSTADIGGYSDLRWEDQEKVKKAIESGGATGGKGDQKSGAKGEKTLNDFAVEYAKSNRSTCKGCEQKIEKDQIRVSKKTVDPEKPQLGLIDRWYHTACFVSRREELVFKSEYSAAQLKGFNALRAEDKEELKKRLPAVKTEGKRKADEVDGVSKKQKKEADDVNKKLEEQLKNQSQLIWGIKDKLKKYCSTNDMKELLIANGQEVPSGESNVVDSLADGMAFGALEACKECKGQLVFKGDAYYCTGDISAWTKCVFKTATPVRKDWVIPKEFHEVPFLKKFKFKAQDRVYPKEAPTQTLTAAKAEPLASASSAPMERLPEGAPADKPLTGMKLLAVGKLSKNKDDLKAAVEEMGGKITGTANKASVCLSTKKEVEKMSKKMEEVRDAGVRVVSEDFLTDIKSSGKALQELVSLHAISPWGAEVKVESQAPAAASKSGAMAAKSTGRVKEEEGSSKTKKMKLTVKGGAAVDPDSGLENSAHVLEQSGKMYSATLGLVDIVRGTNSYYKLQLLEDDVQKRYWVFRSWGRVGTTIGGNKLDKFHDKNSAMDNFLAVYKEKTGNNWGASNFTKYPNKFYPLEIDYGQDEEAVKRLTATAGTKSKLAKPVQELIKTIFDVESMKKAMVEFEIDLQKMPLGKLSKRQIQSAYALLTEVQQAVSDCLPESQVLDLSNRFYTLIPHDFGMKKPPLLNNLDYIQAKVQMLDNLLDIEVAYSLLRGGAQDNENDPIDINYEKLKTKIEVVDKTTEEAQVILQYVKNTHAATHNTYTLEVQEIFKIVREGERQRYRPFEELHNRQLLWHGSRTTNYAGILSQGLRIAPPEAPVTGYMFGKGVYFADMVSKSANYCHTSQSDPVGLLLLAEVALGNMHELKKASHITKLPKGKHSVKGVGRTAPDPSAAVTLDGVQVPLGKGAHTNIDDTSLLYNEYIVYDVAQVNMKYLLKIKFNYQTSLW; encoded by the exons ATGGCAGAGTCTCAGGAGGACAAGCTTTACAAGGCGGAGTACGCCAAAAGCGGCCGTGCATCGTGCaagaaatgcaaagaaaacatcGCCAAAGACTCGCTGAGGATGGCCATCATGGTGCAG TCACCCATGTTTGATGGGAAAGTCCCCCACTGGCACCACTTCTCTTGCTTCTGGCAGcgagcagcagctcagtccaCAGCTGATATCGGTGGATATTCGGACCTCCGCTGGGAGGACCAGGAGAAGGTCAAAAAGGCCATCGAAAGTGGAGGAGCAACAGGAG GAAAAGGAGACCAGAAGAGTGGAGCTAAAGGAGAGAAGACGCTGAATGACTTTGCGGTTGAATATGCCAAGTCAAACCGCAGCACGTGCAAAGGCTGTGAGCAGAAAATCGAAAAG GATCAGATCCGTGTATCCAAGAAAACTGTGGACCCGGAGAAGCCCCAGTTGGGCCTGATTGACCGCTGGTACCACACGGCGTGTTTCGTGAGCCGTAGGGAGGAACTGGTCTTCAAGTCTGAATACAGCGCAGCCCAGCTGAAGGGTTTCAACGCACTACGAGCAGAAGACAAGGAGGAACTTAAGAAGAGGCTCCCTGCTGTGAAAACTGAAGG GAAACGTAAAGCTGACGAGGTGGATGGCGTGtccaagaaacagaagaaggaggCAGATGACGTGAACAAAAAGCTGGAGGAGCAATTAAAG AATCAGAGCCAGCTGATTTGGGGAATCAAGGACAAGCTGAAGAAGTATTGTTCAACCAACGACATGAAAgagctgctgattgcaaacgGCCAAGAGGTTCCCTCTGGAGAATCAAAT GTGGTGGACTCCCTGGCCGACGGCATGGCTTTTGGTGCCCTCGAGGCCTGCAAGGAGTGCAAGGGCCAGCTGGTGTTCAAGGGTGACGCTTATTACTGCACAGGGGACATCTCAGCctggacaaagtgtgtgttcaaaACCGCAACGCCCGTACGCAAAGACTGGGTCATCCCCAAG GAATTCCACGAAGTTCCCTTCCTAAAAAAATTCAAGTTCAAGGCACAGGACAGAGTTTACCCAAAGGAGGCTCCCACCCAAACGCTCACCGCAGCCAAAGCAGAACCCTTGGCCAGCGCATCCAGTGCCCCGATGGAGCGACTACCAGAGGGAGCACCTGCAG ACAAACCACTCACTGGTATGAAACTGTTGGCTGTGGGCAAGCTCAGCAAGAACAAGGATGATCTGAAGGCTGCTGTTGAGGAGATGGGTGGAAAGATTACCGGCACAGCCAATAAGGCTTCTGTCTGCCTCAGCACCAAGA AGGAAGTGGAGAAGATGAGTAAGAAAATGGAGGAAGTGAGGGACGCTGGTGTGCGTGTGGTCTCTGAGGATTTCCTCACGGACATCAAGTCGTCGGGTAAAGCCCTGCAGGAGCTGGTCTCCCTGCACGCCATCTCCCCCTGGGGGGCAGAGGTCAAAGTCGAGTCTCAGGCTCCAGCTGCGGCCTCCAAGTCTGGAGCGATGGCTGCCAAGAGCACAGGcagggtgaaggaggaggaag GTAGTAGCAAAACCAAGAAGATGAAACTCACAGTGAAAGGAGGAGCTGCTGTGGATCCAGATTCAG GTCTGGAGAACAGCGCTCATGTCCTGGAGCAGAGTGGGAAGATGTACAGCGCAACGCTTGGCCTTGTGGACATTGTCAGGGGAACCAACTCCTACTataaactgcagctgctggaggatgATGTACAGAAACG GTACTGGGTGTTCAGGTCATGGGGCAGAGTGGGTACCACCATCGGAGGCAACAAGCTGGACAAGTTTCACGACAAGAACTCCGCCATGGACAACTTCCTGGCTGTCTACAAAGAGAAGACAGGCAACAACTGGGGCGCCTCCAACTTTACCAAATATCCCAATAAGTTCTATCCCCTGGAGATTGACTATGGACag GATGAGGAAGCAGTGAAGAGGCTGACAGCGACAGCCGGCACCAAATCGAAGCTTGCCAAACCCGTCCAGGAGCTGATCAAGACGATCTTTGATGTAGAGAGCATGAAGAAGGCCATGGTGGAGTTTGAG ATCGACCTCCAGAAGATGCCCCTCGGAAAGCTGAGCAAGAGGCAGATTCAGAGTGCCTACGCTCTCCTCACTGAAGTACAGCAG GCTGTGTCAGACTGTCTGCCTGAGTCGCAGGTGCTGGATCTCTCCAATCGCTTCTACACCCTGATCCCTCACGACTTTGGCATGAAGAAACCTCCCCTGCTCAACAACCTGGACTACATCCAG GCTAAAGTTCAGATGCTGGACAACCTGTTGGATATTGAAGTGGCATACAGCCTGCTGAGAGGAGGAGCCCAGGACAATGAGAACGATCCCATCGACATCAACTATGAGAAACTCAAAACCAAAATTGAG GTTGTTGACAAAACTACAGAAGAGGCTCAGGTCATTCTGCAATACGTTAAGAACACCCACGCTGCTACACACAACACGTACACACTGGAAGTGCAAGAA ATCTTCAAAATTGTTCGAGAGGGAGAGCGCCAACGATACCGTCCGTTTGAGGAGTTGCACAATCGCCAGCTACTGTGGCACGGCTCTCGCACCACCAACTACGCTGGTATCTTGTCTCAGGGTCTTCGCATTGCCCCTCCAGAGGCTCCAGTG ACTGGTTACATGTTTGGCAAAGGTGTGTACTTTGCCGACATGGTGTCCAAGAGTGCAAACTACTGTCACACCTCCCAGTCAGACCCCGTAGGTCTCCTCCTGCTGGCCGAGGTTGCCCTTGGCAACAT gCATGAACTGAAGAAGGCTTCCCACATTACAAAATTACCTAAGGGCAAGCACAGCGTTAAAG GTGTGGGTAGAACCGCTCCTGATCCAAGCGCTGCTGTCACTTTAGACGGTGTGCAGGTGCCTCTGGGAAAAGGAGCCCACACTAACATTGATGACACAAGTCTACTGTACAACGA GTACATTGTCTATGATGTAGCGCAGGTAAACATGAAGTATCTCCTGAAGATCAAGTTTAACTACCAGACGTCCCTGTGGTGA